One window of Athalia rosae chromosome 2, iyAthRosa1.1, whole genome shotgun sequence genomic DNA carries:
- the LOC105684943 gene encoding tubby-related protein 4 isoform X2: MHLHFEKNNNAKCDCNILSLSWMGKVPDELPEDEGWKLNRTNYYQEGWLATGNARGLVGVTFTTSHCRTRAAELPLRTNYNLRGHRSEVILVKWNEPYQKLASCDSSGVIFVWIKYEGRWSIELINDRSTPVTYFSWSHDGRMALICYQDGFVLVGSVAGQRYWSSMLNDQATITCGIWTPDDQQVYFGTTAGQLIVMDVHGAMVSEVQLAAAVTSMAWSAEKFKMEEGDDDITGSQCQQDERSYVLAVCLADGNIVLLRSFDDVSPVTIRTGLKSPLLAEWSNSRKLLAVAGIKDADIFQGNPQEYINLLHFYSDTGILVYTTAIPYTQCPVSALTWGHNDRRLFVATGARVHAAWVSRRVGSLQLLSRLAVRAALSRESSVQQLPLPPRLRALVAALFASTIRCCVPEPRELRRFVSRPPPGGGRLHCTMLRHAGEPAPCYTLYLEYLGGLVPLLKGRRTSKIRPEFVIFDPQNQETMHTPDYPTHYQTYSDGSDTERDTADLCGSPRNRRKNRRRREEKPVEEVDDLAYVDTLPEHARLVEVTSNIWGTKFKIHGLTDSVPANLGQVTYRTSLLHLQPRQMTLVMTELRDDLPAGPDPTFNPNLFSEDEEEVFQEPQGTSRGTAEVQPPPIAPMTPRNSRLNTNRPKSQISNQFITSEALSPALARAESYEDEFSYVDLQDMVSFCENLRATSGNTYRTPPRHNAPRCCDVPTLQSPKNAVAPTQTLIATSNPNTDYTGNIQRVKTALADQQTNMATKKDIENNKMNQISDEKSTLTANSGNVISLSNQSGQITAGGNLGSGSCSPSTIINGLNNPGNCSQSQSIFLNGLNSIGASSGVLSTSSTLQISNAQMGQISVHSKNNLNIGTITSGSTGVDCSNAVTNPPHVCSTPTCSKPANSKSTITNLNGLCNGSISPTCSNQFHVAQSQTNSPSQCQLMLNQSNGGQLNSKRKETKPQGCCGKSIPSGNQIGIAPGKSEELRYIDEENSLEGTTQFRSVHRTPTVVSIGPLCLADPIVRSCSVGYLDLVDAQLVPCEVALRMLRKEAPNKRLVLVSRKTRKKRKNKPQADVAQPNTKPPRLKSCGKSRSLDSSDIFPSTEQIASVPQLPEHLEELSNTDVTENKANIETATDSVDLGVPEGKPKVINDDAAIQEPQQIIAPGKPTRLEACSSPARASSPSGSVASSLDGLAARLRDFDESHSLPPPSPRPTSRLPRSSPSSPAPSKKGKRPASASPIRRRLLSSPLLSRRSRKSRGESSDDEGLTQDESSKNYRDLETFQKAQLRQKRGAGSSGHKADLLNRREELRMHNKAPMWNESSQVYQLDFGGRVTQESAKNFQIEFRGKQVMQFGRIDGNAYTLDFQYPFSALQAFAVALANVTQRLK, translated from the exons GTAATATTGGTGAAGTGGAACGAACCCTACCAGAAATTGGCCTCCTGCGATAGTTCCGGAGTGATTTTCGTCTGGATAAAATATGAAGGAAGGTGGAGTATAGAGCTGATCAATGATCGGAGTACACCAGTCACGTATTTTTCCTGGTCCCACGACGGAAGGATGGCCCTCATATGTTACCAG GATGGCTTCGTCCTAGTTGGCAGCGTTGCCGGCCAAAGGTATTGGTCCTCGATGCTAAATGATCAGGCGACTATCACATGCGGGATATGGACTCCGGATGATCAGCAG GTCTATTTTGGAACGACAGCTGGTCAGTTGATAGTGATGGATGTCCACGGAGCCATGGTATCAGAAGTTCAATTAGCGGCAGCGGTCACATCGATGGCCTGGAGtgccgaaaaattcaaaatggaaGAAGGAGACGATGATATTACCGGAAGTCAATGCCAGCAAG ACGAACGGAGTTACGTGTTGGCGGTATGTCTCGCCGATGGAAATATCGTCCTTTTACGATCCTTTGACGACGTATCTCCCGTCACGATACGTACAGGATTGAAATCCCCACTACTGGCTGAGTGGAGTAACTCGAGAAAGTTATTGGCAGTCGCCGGTATCAAAGATGCCGACATTTTTCAAGGCAATCCCCAAGAGTACATAAACTTATTGCACTTTTACTCGGACACCGGCATTCTCGTCTACACCACAGCTATACCGTACACACAA TGTCCTGTGTCGGCCCTAACGTGGGGCCACAACGACAGAAGATTGTTCGTGGCTACAGGGGCGAGGGTGCACGCTGCATGGGTCTCTAG GCGAGTAGGTTCTCTGCAGTTGCTGTCACGGCTCGCCGTTCGCGCTGCTTTATCGAGGGAATCCAGCGTGCAACAATTACCTCTACCTCCAAGACTGAGAGCCTTAGTAGCCGCCCTTTTTGCCAGTACGATAAG ATGTTGCGTTCCCGAGCCCAGAGAACTCAGGCGTTTCGTATCAAGACCACCTCCGGGTGGTGGGCGCCTTCATTGTACGATGCTAAGACACGCGGGGGAACCTGCTCCTTGTTACACTCTATATTTGGAGTACCTCGGAGGGCTGGTACCTCTGCTGAAAGGGAGAAGAACCAGCAAAATACGACCGGAGTTTGTGATATTCGATCCGCAAAACCAAGAAACGATGCACACGCCCGACTATCCCACGCACTACCAGACTTACAGCGATGGTTCTGACACGGAAAGGGATACCGCAGATTTATGTGGCTCTCCgagaaataggagaaaaaacagaagaaggcGAGAGGAAAAACCTGTGGAAGAAGTTGACGACCTGGCCTACGTGGACACGCTCCCCGAG cACGCAAGATTAGTGGAAGTGACGTCGAACATTTGGGGAACAAAATTCAAGATACATGGACTGACGGACTCTGTTCCAGCGAATTTAGGACAAGTTACGTACAGGACGTCCCTTTTGCATTTACAGCCGCGACAAATGACGTTGGTAATGACCGAATTGAGAGACGATTTGCCGGCAG GTCCCGACCCGACGTTTAACCCAAACCTATTTTCggaggatgaagaagaagTGTTCCAAGAGCCGCAAGGAACTTCGCGGGGAACGGCGGAGGTCCAGCCGCCCCCGATCGCGCCAATgacgccgagaaattctcgGTTAAATACAAATCGTCCAAAATCCCAAATTTCTAATCAATTCATAACGTCCGAAGCGCTCTCGCCCGCGCTTGCACGTGCCGAAAGTTACGAGGATGAATTTTCGTACGTTGATTTACAAGACATGGTTAGTTTTTGTGAAAATCTCAGAGCTACGTCCGGAAATACATACAGAACACCACCGCGACATAACGCGCCAAGGTGTTGCGACGTGCCTACGTTACAGTCGCCTAAAAACGCCGTTGCACCGACGCAAACACTGATAGCCACATCGAATCCGAATACGGATTACACGGGGAATATTCAGAGGGTAAAAACGGCCCTGGCCGATCAGCAAACCAATATGGCTACGAAAAAAGACATTGAGAATAACAAAATGAACCAGATATCCGACGAAAAATCAACGCTCACTGCCAATTCCGGTAACGTAATTTCTCTTTCTAATCAGAGCGGGCAAATTACCGCGGGAGGCAATTTGGGTTCGGGTTCATGTTCACCGAGTACAATAATAAACGGCTTAAACAACCCTGGGAATTGCTCACAGTCACAGTCCATATTTTTAAACGGATTAAACAGCATAGGAGCCTCGAGCGGCGTCTTATCTACGTCGTCCACGCTCCAAATTTCTAACGCTCAGATGGGTCAAATTTCGGTACattccaaaaataatttaaacatCGGTACAATAACGAGCGGTTCAACCGGGGTAGACTGTTCAAATGCTGTTACCAACCCTCCTCACGTATGCAGTACGCCAACGTGTTCGAAACCGGCAAATTCAAAAAGCACAATTACGAATTTAAACGGGCTTTGTAACGGTTCTATTTCGCCGACGTGTTCGAATCAATTCCACGTTGCTCAGAGTCAAACGAATTCCCCGTCCCAATGTCAACTGATGTTGAACCAATCGAACGGCGGACAATTAAACtctaaaagaaaagaaaccaagCCGCAAGGCTGTTGCGGAAAGTCGATACCGAGTGGGAATCAGATTGGAATAGCACCAGGCAAGTCGGAGGAACTGCGTTAcatcgacgaagaaaattctttGGAAGGGACTACCCAGTTCCGAAGTGTTCACAGGACTCCGACCGTCGTCAGCATCGGACCACTCTGCCTCGCGGATCCAATCGTCCGAAGTTGTAGCGTCGGCTACCTGGATTTGGTCGACGCACAGCTCGTGCCTTGCGAGGTGGCTTTGAGGATGCTGAGGAAAGAAGCACCGAACAAAAGACTGGTTCTAGTGTCCcgcaaaacaagaaaaaaacggaagaacaaACCCCAGGCGGACGTCGCGCAGCCAAACACAAAACCACCGCGATTGAAAAGCTGTGGTAAATCACGGAGCTTAGATTCTAGTGATATTTTTCCGAGTACCGAACAGATCGCCTCAGTGCCTCAGCTGCCCGAACATTTGGAAGAACTTTCGAACACGGACGTCACAGAAAACAAAGCAAACATTGAAACCGCCACAGACTCCGTTGACCTCGGTGTTCCCGAAGGAAAGCCAAAGGTCATCAACGATGACGCCGCAATTCAGGAACCGCAGCAAATAATCGCTCCCGGGAAACCCACCAGATTAGAAGCCTGCTCGTCGCCAGCTAG AGCGTCTAGTCCAAGTGGTTCAGTAGCGTCTTCATTGGACGGACTCGCAGCCAGACTTAGAGATTTCGACGAAAGTCATTCTTTGCCACCACCCTCGCCAAGGCCAACTTCAAG ACTGCCCAGAAGTTCGCCAAGCAGTCCGGCACcatcgaaaaaaggaaaacgaccGGCATCCGCATCCCCGATCAGGCGTAGACTTTTGTCCAGCCCGTTGTTGAGCAGACGGAGCCGTAAAAGTCGCGGCGAAAGTTCCGACGACGAAGGATTAACCCAAGATGAATCGTCGAAGAATTATCGCGATTTGGAAACCTTCCAGAAGGCCCAACTCCGTCAAAAG CGTGGCGCCGGATCGTCGGGTCATAAAGCAGATTTGCTCAATAGACGAGAAGAACTCCGAATGCACAACAAGGCTCCCATGTGGAACGAGTCCAGCCAAGTGTACCAGCTGGACTTTGGTGGTAGAGTAACGCAAGAAagcgcgaaaaatttccaaattgaaTTCAGGGGCAAGCAG GTGATGCAATTCGGACGGATAGACGGGAACGCCTACACCTTGGATTTCCAATATCCATTCAGTGCACTACAGGCCTTCGCCGTGGCACTCGCAAATGTTACACAGCGGCTCAAGTAA
- the LOC105684943 gene encoding tubby-related protein 4 isoform X1 gives MHLHFEKNNNAKCDCNILSLSWMGKVPDELPEDEGWKLNRTNYYQEGWLATGNARGLVGVTFTTSHCRTRAAELPLRTNYNLRGHRSEVILVKWNEPYQKLASCDSSGVIFVWIKYEGRWSIELINDRSTPVTYFSWSHDGRMALICYQDGFVLVGSVAGQRYWSSMLNDQATITCGIWTPDDQQVYFGTTAGQLIVMDVHGAMVSEVQLAAAVTSMAWSAEKFKMEEGDDDITGSQCQQDERSYVLAVCLADGNIVLLRSFDDVSPVTIRTGLKSPLLAEWSNSRKLLAVAGIKDADIFQGNPQEYINLLHFYSDTGILVYTTAIPYTQCPVSALTWGHNDRRLFVATGARVHAAWVSRRVGSLQLLSRLAVRAALSRESSVQQLPLPPRLRALVAALFASTIRCCVPEPRELRRFVSRPPPGGGRLHCTMLRHAGEPAPCYTLYLEYLGGLVPLLKGRRTSKIRPEFVIFDPQNQETMHTPDYPTHYQTYSDGSDTERDTADLCGSPRNRRKNRRRREEKPVEEVDDLAYVDTLPEHARLVEVTSNIWGTKFKIHGLTDSVPANLGQVTYRTSLLHLQPRQMTLVMTELRDDLPAGPDPTFNPNLFSEDEEEVFQEPQGTSRGTAEVQPPPIAPMTPRNSRLNTNRPKSQISNQFITSEALSPALARAESYEDEFSYVDLQDMVSFCENLRATSGNTYRTPPRHNAPRCCDVPTLQSPKNAVAPTQTLIATSNPNTDYTGNIQRVKTALADQQTNMATKKDIENNKMNQISDEKSTLTANSGNVISLSNQSGQITAGGNLGSGSCSPSTIINGLNNPGNCSQSQSIFLNGLNSIGASSGVLSTSSTLQISNAQMGQISVHSKNNLNIGTITSGSTGVDCSNAVTNPPHVCSTPTCSKPANSKSTITNLNGLCNGSISPTCSNQFHVAQSQTNSPSQCQLMLNQSNGGQLNSKRKETKPQGCCGKSIPSGNQIGIAPGKSEELRYIDEENSLEGTTQFRSVHRTPTVVSIGPLCLADPIVRSCSVGYLDLVDAQLVPCEVALRMLRKEAPNKRLVLVSRKTRKKRKNKPQADVAQPNTKPPRLKSCGKSRSLDSSDIFPSTEQIASVPQLPEHLEELSNTDVTENKANIETATDSVDLGVPEGKPKVINDDAAIQEPQQIIAPGKPTRLEACSSPARASSPSGSVASSLDGLAARLRDFDESHSLPPPSPRPTSRLPRSSPSSPAPSKKGKRPASASPIRRRLLSSPLLSRRSRKSRGESSDDEGLTQDESSKNYRDLETFQKAQLRQKLKQRGAGSSGHKADLLNRREELRMHNKAPMWNESSQVYQLDFGGRVTQESAKNFQIEFRGKQVMQFGRIDGNAYTLDFQYPFSALQAFAVALANVTQRLK, from the exons GTAATATTGGTGAAGTGGAACGAACCCTACCAGAAATTGGCCTCCTGCGATAGTTCCGGAGTGATTTTCGTCTGGATAAAATATGAAGGAAGGTGGAGTATAGAGCTGATCAATGATCGGAGTACACCAGTCACGTATTTTTCCTGGTCCCACGACGGAAGGATGGCCCTCATATGTTACCAG GATGGCTTCGTCCTAGTTGGCAGCGTTGCCGGCCAAAGGTATTGGTCCTCGATGCTAAATGATCAGGCGACTATCACATGCGGGATATGGACTCCGGATGATCAGCAG GTCTATTTTGGAACGACAGCTGGTCAGTTGATAGTGATGGATGTCCACGGAGCCATGGTATCAGAAGTTCAATTAGCGGCAGCGGTCACATCGATGGCCTGGAGtgccgaaaaattcaaaatggaaGAAGGAGACGATGATATTACCGGAAGTCAATGCCAGCAAG ACGAACGGAGTTACGTGTTGGCGGTATGTCTCGCCGATGGAAATATCGTCCTTTTACGATCCTTTGACGACGTATCTCCCGTCACGATACGTACAGGATTGAAATCCCCACTACTGGCTGAGTGGAGTAACTCGAGAAAGTTATTGGCAGTCGCCGGTATCAAAGATGCCGACATTTTTCAAGGCAATCCCCAAGAGTACATAAACTTATTGCACTTTTACTCGGACACCGGCATTCTCGTCTACACCACAGCTATACCGTACACACAA TGTCCTGTGTCGGCCCTAACGTGGGGCCACAACGACAGAAGATTGTTCGTGGCTACAGGGGCGAGGGTGCACGCTGCATGGGTCTCTAG GCGAGTAGGTTCTCTGCAGTTGCTGTCACGGCTCGCCGTTCGCGCTGCTTTATCGAGGGAATCCAGCGTGCAACAATTACCTCTACCTCCAAGACTGAGAGCCTTAGTAGCCGCCCTTTTTGCCAGTACGATAAG ATGTTGCGTTCCCGAGCCCAGAGAACTCAGGCGTTTCGTATCAAGACCACCTCCGGGTGGTGGGCGCCTTCATTGTACGATGCTAAGACACGCGGGGGAACCTGCTCCTTGTTACACTCTATATTTGGAGTACCTCGGAGGGCTGGTACCTCTGCTGAAAGGGAGAAGAACCAGCAAAATACGACCGGAGTTTGTGATATTCGATCCGCAAAACCAAGAAACGATGCACACGCCCGACTATCCCACGCACTACCAGACTTACAGCGATGGTTCTGACACGGAAAGGGATACCGCAGATTTATGTGGCTCTCCgagaaataggagaaaaaacagaagaaggcGAGAGGAAAAACCTGTGGAAGAAGTTGACGACCTGGCCTACGTGGACACGCTCCCCGAG cACGCAAGATTAGTGGAAGTGACGTCGAACATTTGGGGAACAAAATTCAAGATACATGGACTGACGGACTCTGTTCCAGCGAATTTAGGACAAGTTACGTACAGGACGTCCCTTTTGCATTTACAGCCGCGACAAATGACGTTGGTAATGACCGAATTGAGAGACGATTTGCCGGCAG GTCCCGACCCGACGTTTAACCCAAACCTATTTTCggaggatgaagaagaagTGTTCCAAGAGCCGCAAGGAACTTCGCGGGGAACGGCGGAGGTCCAGCCGCCCCCGATCGCGCCAATgacgccgagaaattctcgGTTAAATACAAATCGTCCAAAATCCCAAATTTCTAATCAATTCATAACGTCCGAAGCGCTCTCGCCCGCGCTTGCACGTGCCGAAAGTTACGAGGATGAATTTTCGTACGTTGATTTACAAGACATGGTTAGTTTTTGTGAAAATCTCAGAGCTACGTCCGGAAATACATACAGAACACCACCGCGACATAACGCGCCAAGGTGTTGCGACGTGCCTACGTTACAGTCGCCTAAAAACGCCGTTGCACCGACGCAAACACTGATAGCCACATCGAATCCGAATACGGATTACACGGGGAATATTCAGAGGGTAAAAACGGCCCTGGCCGATCAGCAAACCAATATGGCTACGAAAAAAGACATTGAGAATAACAAAATGAACCAGATATCCGACGAAAAATCAACGCTCACTGCCAATTCCGGTAACGTAATTTCTCTTTCTAATCAGAGCGGGCAAATTACCGCGGGAGGCAATTTGGGTTCGGGTTCATGTTCACCGAGTACAATAATAAACGGCTTAAACAACCCTGGGAATTGCTCACAGTCACAGTCCATATTTTTAAACGGATTAAACAGCATAGGAGCCTCGAGCGGCGTCTTATCTACGTCGTCCACGCTCCAAATTTCTAACGCTCAGATGGGTCAAATTTCGGTACattccaaaaataatttaaacatCGGTACAATAACGAGCGGTTCAACCGGGGTAGACTGTTCAAATGCTGTTACCAACCCTCCTCACGTATGCAGTACGCCAACGTGTTCGAAACCGGCAAATTCAAAAAGCACAATTACGAATTTAAACGGGCTTTGTAACGGTTCTATTTCGCCGACGTGTTCGAATCAATTCCACGTTGCTCAGAGTCAAACGAATTCCCCGTCCCAATGTCAACTGATGTTGAACCAATCGAACGGCGGACAATTAAACtctaaaagaaaagaaaccaagCCGCAAGGCTGTTGCGGAAAGTCGATACCGAGTGGGAATCAGATTGGAATAGCACCAGGCAAGTCGGAGGAACTGCGTTAcatcgacgaagaaaattctttGGAAGGGACTACCCAGTTCCGAAGTGTTCACAGGACTCCGACCGTCGTCAGCATCGGACCACTCTGCCTCGCGGATCCAATCGTCCGAAGTTGTAGCGTCGGCTACCTGGATTTGGTCGACGCACAGCTCGTGCCTTGCGAGGTGGCTTTGAGGATGCTGAGGAAAGAAGCACCGAACAAAAGACTGGTTCTAGTGTCCcgcaaaacaagaaaaaaacggaagaacaaACCCCAGGCGGACGTCGCGCAGCCAAACACAAAACCACCGCGATTGAAAAGCTGTGGTAAATCACGGAGCTTAGATTCTAGTGATATTTTTCCGAGTACCGAACAGATCGCCTCAGTGCCTCAGCTGCCCGAACATTTGGAAGAACTTTCGAACACGGACGTCACAGAAAACAAAGCAAACATTGAAACCGCCACAGACTCCGTTGACCTCGGTGTTCCCGAAGGAAAGCCAAAGGTCATCAACGATGACGCCGCAATTCAGGAACCGCAGCAAATAATCGCTCCCGGGAAACCCACCAGATTAGAAGCCTGCTCGTCGCCAGCTAG AGCGTCTAGTCCAAGTGGTTCAGTAGCGTCTTCATTGGACGGACTCGCAGCCAGACTTAGAGATTTCGACGAAAGTCATTCTTTGCCACCACCCTCGCCAAGGCCAACTTCAAG ACTGCCCAGAAGTTCGCCAAGCAGTCCGGCACcatcgaaaaaaggaaaacgaccGGCATCCGCATCCCCGATCAGGCGTAGACTTTTGTCCAGCCCGTTGTTGAGCAGACGGAGCCGTAAAAGTCGCGGCGAAAGTTCCGACGACGAAGGATTAACCCAAGATGAATCGTCGAAGAATTATCGCGATTTGGAAACCTTCCAGAAGGCCCAACTCCGTCAAAAG TTGAAACAGCGTGGCGCCGGATCGTCGGGTCATAAAGCAGATTTGCTCAATAGACGAGAAGAACTCCGAATGCACAACAAGGCTCCCATGTGGAACGAGTCCAGCCAAGTGTACCAGCTGGACTTTGGTGGTAGAGTAACGCAAGAAagcgcgaaaaatttccaaattgaaTTCAGGGGCAAGCAG GTGATGCAATTCGGACGGATAGACGGGAACGCCTACACCTTGGATTTCCAATATCCATTCAGTGCACTACAGGCCTTCGCCGTGGCACTCGCAAATGTTACACAGCGGCTCAAGTAA
- the LOC105684944 gene encoding esterase FE4-like, translated as MGTPVVRVKEGLLRGATAETITGAPYIFFKGIPYAAPPVGKLRFAEPSPPQPWTGLRDALEHGPSCPQHDLHNVPVVGCNEDCLYLNVATTSLKGSRPVMVFIHGGAFIGGHANFEVFGPDYLMETGVVFVSMNYRVGVLGFLQLNDPVVPGNMGLKDQLAALKWVKENISQFGGDPGNITIFGASAGGASVHYQVLSPLSKGLFHKAIAQSGTALDHWTSVPDTAEALRRYMAAFGKETSDPREIVEFLRSIPAEELVRVQHDIVSPEDRRWLQYPFLPSIDDKSEKPFMPKSPKELVLEGTDVPLMLGYTSHEGILFVIGLQNTLSTMFDKNSKLRLPDGLVANDHPKRNAVGDEMMKFYFGDKPITEESVQNWIQACGDISFVFGALKVAEIQQKKMVPCYLYKLSFDAEKSFGKFIFKSSYTGTAHGDDHPYLFYMKITGDYLRYKPGSQEQIVSDRMIRMWTDFAKTGNPTPRIDDLIKVEWLPVSRTTKHYLLIDAELSAGVNPDEKVVKLSHRISEILNTE; from the exons ATGGGTACTCCCGTTGTCAGGGTTAAAGAGGGGTTGCTTCGCGGTGCTACGGCGGAAACTATTACCGGAGCACCTTACATCTTTTTCAAAGGCATACCGTACGCGGCACCACCGGTGGGCAAATTAAGATTTGCG GAGCCATCGCCTCCGCAACCATGGACTGGGCTCAGAGATGCGTTGGAGCACGGACCAAGTTGCCCCCAACACGATCTGCATAACGTGCCGGTTGTTGGCTGCAACGAAGACTGCCTCTATCTCAACGTAGCCACGACCTCGTTGAAAGGATCGCGACCAGTAATGGTTTTTATTCACGGAGGAGCCTTCATCGGCGGTCACGCGAACTTCGAAGTGTTTGGTCCAGATTACTTGATGGAAACAGGCGTCGTTTTTGTTTCCATGAACTACAGAGTCGGCGTCCTTG GTTTCCTGCAACTCAACGATCCGGTGGTGCCCGGAAATATGGGACTCAAGGATCAGCTTGCAGCTCTGAAATGGGTTAAAGAAAACATATCTCAATTTGGCGGAGATCCTGGCAACATCACAATATTCGGAGCGAGCGCGGGAGGTGCTTCTGTGCATTATCAAGTTTTGTCTCCACTTTCCAAAG GTCTTTTTCACAAAGCCATCGCGCAGAGTGGCACCGCGTTGGACCATTGGACAAGTGTTCCGGACACAGCCGAAGCTTTGCGTCGGTACATGGCTGCTTTCGGAAAAGAAACTAGCGACCCTCGAGAGATCGTAGAATTCCTCAGGTCTATTCCGGCAGAAGAACTCGTTAGGGTGCAACACGATATAGTGAGCCCAGAG GATAGGCGCTGGTTGCAATATCCTTTCCTTCCGAGTATCGATGACAAAAGTGAAAAACCATTCATGCCCAAGAGCCCGAAGGAACTTGTCTTAGAGGGGACTGATGTGCCTCTTATGCTCGGGTATACCAGTCACGAAGGGATTTTATTTGTGATCG GACTCCAAAATACTCTGTCTACGATGTTTGATAAGAATTCCAAGCTGCGTTTGCCGGATGGTCTAGTTGCGAATGACCATCCAAAAAGGAATGCCGTCGGTGACgagatgatgaaattttattttgggGACAAACCGATAACCGAGGAGTCGGTTCAAAATTGGATCCAAGCATGTGGCGACATATCCTTCGTTTTTGGTGCGCTAAAAGTAGCCGagattcaacaaaaaaaaatggttccaTGCTACCTTTACAAGTTATCGTTTGACGCTGAGAAatcgtttggaaaatttattttcaagtcaTCGTACACAG GGACTGCGCACGGTGACGATCATCCGTATCTATTCTACATGAAGATCACCGGTGATTACTTAAGATATAAACCCGGCTCACAAGAGCAAATCGTATCCGACAGAATGATAAGGATGTGGACCGACTTTGCGAAGACCGG AAATCCGACACCGCGAATCGATGATCTGATAAAGGTTGAGTGGCTTCCGGTTTCAAGGACAACGAAGCATTACTTACTTATTGACGCGGAGCTTTCCGCGGGCGTTAATCCGGACGAAAAGGTGGTTAAGCTCAGCCATCGAATATCTGAAATCCTCAACACTGAATAG